DNA sequence from the Pungitius pungitius chromosome 3, fPunPun2.1, whole genome shotgun sequence genome:
GCGAGAGGAGACGTCCGCACCGCCACGTGGCTTTTTGAGACGCAGCCACTTGATTACCTGAATAAAATATACCAAGAAGACGAGCAGGAGACAGACATTGTCGTCAACAAAAGCATCACCGGCGGAGATGTGAAAACCGCCAGATATCTCTTTGAGACCCAGCATCTGGATTCCCTGGGTAAAACGGAAACCATCGAGGAGAGCAACTTCCTGAACCTGAAGtctgagctggaggaggtcAAAGGGGACGTGAAGACAACCACTCGCATGTTTGAGACCCAGCCCATGTGTGTCATCAGGGGGGATTCGGGTGAGATGCTGGAGATCACCACCATCCGCCGGGAGGAGACTGAGAAGGGAGACGTCAAGACGTCACGCTGGATGTTTGAAACCCAGCCCCTGGATATTATTAACAAAGACCCAGCCATGGTGAAGCTGATTTGTGGTATATCCATGGAGGACAACATCCAAGTTGGTGTGAACAAAGGCAGGTGGCTTTTTGAGACAAAGACCCTTGACACCATTAAGGATGAAGAATGGGAGAGTTCcaggaagcaaaaggaagacATAATTGGTACGGACGTGAGGAAGCACTGTCTGGTTTTCGAGACTCAGGCTATGGATACACTGAAAGACAACGCCAATGCTAGACCGTTACCTTCGGAGGAGATTGTAGGAGGAGACGTTCAAACAGCAAAACATCTGTTCGAAACGGTCCCCATGGAAAATCTGAAAGAACTTCTGGAAGTGGGAAAACTTAAGAAAATGGTTGCatctgaagaagaaaagggtGACGTTAGACATCAAAAGTGGGTGTTTGAGAGCCAGTCGCTGGAAAATATaagggaagagaagaaagagattaCAAGAACGGTGAACCTCGAAGCTCTTGACAGAATTGACGTGACAAACTATAAAGAGAGGTTTGAAAGTATGGATTTAGGTAAGTGTGAAGGAACACAGAAAATCCAAGTTGAAGGCGTCACAAGTGGATCCGTCAGATCTAACAGAGTTCTCTTTGAATCCACCCCAATGTACGCGATGCAAGACAGCTCTGGCCATTACCACGAGGTGAGAACCGTGAGGCGTGAGGAGGTTGTGAAGGGAGACGTGCGCAGCTGCCGATGGATGTTTGAAACCCGTCCCATCGATGAGTTTGATGAAAGTATCAATAAGTTTCAGATCATAAAAGGTATATCGAAGCAGGAAGTCGAGTCGGGGGATGTTAAAACAGCCAAGTGGTTGTTTGAAACTCAAGCGCTTGATTCCATTAAATGTTTTAGTCAATGTGAGGATGAAGAACATACGTGCAAGGAAGGTATTGAAATTGAGAAGGGAGACGTCAAGACTTGCAGGTGGCTATTTGAGACTCAGCCGATGGATGCTCTCTACGAAAAGGTGGAAAAAAGCGAAGACGTCGAGGAAGTTCAAAAAGGTGACGTCAAAACGTGCACATGGCTCTTCGAGACCCAGACCCTTGACAACATACGTGACCACACGGAAACCGAGACCATTCTGAAAACCTGCACGGTGAAACAAGACGACGTCCAAGGAAAAGACGTGCGACTGGCCCGCTTCCTTTTTGAAACCGAGAACCTGGAAAATCTCACCGGCGAGGAGGTCAGTTCCTTCAGAAGGGTTACAGAAATTGACATTCAGTCAGGCGATGTCTCCAGGATGAAATATATCTTTGAGAACCGCTCCTCTGACATCATGAGCTCCAGCTCTGGGGAAACAATGCAGAGGCTGAAGACGCAGCAGGTAGAAGAAATTCAGAAAGGCGACGTGGTGAACTGCACCTACATGTTTGAGCATCATCCGATCGATAACATCCGTGACGAATCAGCGGACACAAAGGAAAGTCGCACTGTGACTGACGTCAAGGGAGGTGACGTCGACAAGGGCCGCTTCATTTTCGAGACCTACTCTCTGGATGAAATTAAAGAGGAATCTACAGAGACTGGTATTTCTAAAATCACAAGCATCTTTAGAGATGAAGTGGAAAGGGGAGATGTAAAAAATTATACCATGATGTTTGAAACTCAGCCTTTGTACGCAATCTGTGACAAAGAGGGTCGTTATCATGAAGTGACAACGGTTACTAAGGAAGAAATCATTAGAGGAGATGTGGTGGGGGCTCGATGGCAGTTCGAGACAAAGCCCCTGGATTCAATTAGAGATTCCGAGGAGGTCTACGTTATCAAAGCCGTTACTGAGGAAGGTATCAACAAAGGAGACGTTAACACGGCAAGGTGGAGGTTTGAAACTCAACCTCTGGATGAAATTACAGAGGAAGGAAAAGTCACGTTGAAAACAGTGGCAGATATTCAAGGTGGCGATGTGAAGACAAATAAGCAGCAATTTGAGACTGATGAGATGTCTCAGAGGTATATCAAAACTGTCAGCGTGAGCGAAATCCAAAAAGGCGATGTCAGATCTTCCACATGGATGTTTGAAACACGTACAATTGACGAGATCCGGGGCGAAGGCACAGAGTTTGATGGCATGGAGAGAGTGACAAAAGAGGAAGTAATAAAAGGGGATGTCAAACAGTCTGTGTGGCTCTTTGAGAAGCAGCCTCTTGACACCATAAAAGAGACTGACGGCACAGAGCTTCTTGTCTCAAAGGAGCAAATCCCACAGGCCGACGTGAAGTCAACAACGTGGTTGTTTGAAACCACTCCGTTCAATGAATTTAACGAGAGCGGCATGGAAAGGACTGAAATAATGGGTAAGAGCATCAAAGACACACTTGAGGAGCTCTACTCTCAGAAAATGGTGGAATCCCAGGGTGTTCTCATTGAAGCAGATGAGATCGGTGATGTGCGCATGGCAAAGTACAATCTCATGAACCAGAAGGCTCCCCAAATCCAAAGAGAAGAGACTATCAGAGGGGATCTGACCAACATAATGATGAACCTCCTGAGCCGCAGGGAGATCACTGAAAGGGGGATAACTATCGACAGCGAGGAGCGGGGCAATATCAACACCACAGTGAAGCAGCTATTCAACCAGGAAAGGGGAATCAATGTGGAGAAAGAGGAAATTGTCCGTGGTGACATTCAAGAGGCCGTAAACAATCTTCTCAAGAGTGAGGGCTCCTCCAAGCGTGGCATTCTGATTCAAGAGGATGAGAAAGGAGACGTGAAGTTGACTATCTACTCCCTCTTGAACAAAGAGAAACGGGCCAGCATGGAGAAAGAGGATATCGTTCAAGGGAACGTAAGCCGAACGCTTCACCGACTCCTCTCCAACTCCGGTGGAGAAGACTCTAGAAAGATACGAGTTGAAGACAAGGAACGGGGTAACGTCAGCTTTTACTCCACGTGCATTGAATCGGGGGCCTTGGATTATCTGAAGCAGCTCCAGTATGAACCTGGTGAAGCTCAGGAAGAATTAAGAAAGGAGAACATCATAGGCGGGGACATCCAGGAGACCAAAATCTTGCTGCGGAAGAGTCAGCAGGAGATTGGTCGCACGGTGGCCAAACACGAGATAGTTCCTGGTGACGTGCACAGCAACGTTAAGGTCTTCATGACGGAGCCCGCTGTTACCTACAGAAACTTAGAGAAAAGGGATATTGTCAAAGGTGACCTCCATGCAGCCCTGGATTCACTGACCCAAGCCATGAATACAAAGGTTTTAATAGAAAAAGAGGAGGTGGTGAAGGGGGACATCCCAACTACTTTAAAGTCTCTGGAGGAGGCCCAGCATCAAGCCAAGGATATGGAAAAGCCTGAAATTATCAGGGGAGATATCAAAGGTGCTCTCGAGTCCCTAGAGAAATCAGCAACCACCAACACGGAATTCACAGTCGAAGATCTAGTGCCAGGCGATATCAAAGGGACCCTGAAGTCCCTGGAGGAGGCCAAGAAGGTGGTGAAAGAGGTTGAAAAAGAGGAGATCCTCAAAGGGGACATACACATTGCCATGCAAAGTTTACACGAGGCGACGAGTGAGAAGAAGACTTACCAGCATCAAGTGAGTGAACAGGGAGACGTTAGAGGCACTATCCAGCTCCTGCTGGAGCCGACTTCTCCCAGACTTCAGCGCAGGGGGAGCATCGAAGGAGACGTGAAATCATCCATAAAATGCCTCTATGAAGGACAGGAGGCAACACAGGTGGAAAAGGAGGAAGTCATAAAAGGCGATGTTCGAGGGGCGATAAAGAATCTAATGCAGAGAAAACAGTATTCGAATCTGAAGCGCACACACCCCGCTAAGAAAGCCAAAGTGCCCGTGAAGAATCCATTAAGCGCAAAGCCAGCTGAGCATGAATGCTTACAGAAAGCcgagagtgagagggagggagccgaTCGAGCCCCCGCTGTGAAAAAGCTCTCTCAGAGCGCTGAGTCACAGAAGCACACAGAGAGGCACAATGAAAGCAAATCAGTGAAAACCGAGGTAATAACCCAGGAGGCCCACTCTGTTACTGTAGCCAAAACAGATAATACCACTGGGGCCTCTCAACAGATGAGCACGAAAGAACAGAAGCAGCAAGTTCTGCCCccacagaaaacacaagttCCTAGGCCTATTCTGGTAAAGGATAAGCAAATGACTATCAACGAGCAGGCTGACATGAACGTGATGAAAGAGGTGCAAAACATAACTCAGACCAACATTTCAAACAAGCAAGTGTGCCAAACAAAGTCAATCAAGCAGGTGCACGCCACGGTGACAGAGAAGACGGTCGTTCGCAATCAAACCGCGTCAGAGCAAGGGTCTCAGAGGCAAGTGGAGAACAGGGCGCTCCTCCAGAAGCacaatgcaaaaaatacagagacgACGGTCGTTCACAAGCAAACCGCGTCAGAGCAAGCAACTCAGAGGCAAGTGGAGAACAGGGCGCTCCTCCAGAAGCacaatgcaaaaaatacagagacgACGGTCGTTCACAAGCAAACCGCGTCAGAGCAAGCAACTCAGAGGCAAGTGGAGAACAGGGCGCTCCTCCAGAAGCACAacgcaaaaaatacagagacgACGGTCGTTCACAAGCAAACCGCGTCAGAGCAAGCGTCTCAGAGGCAAGTGGAGAACAGGGCGCTCCTCCAGAAGCACAACGCAAAAAATGTGAACAGTGACCACCGCAACCTCGCCACCAGAGGGAAGGGTTGGATTAAAGAGGCCAAGCCGGAGATTCacttccctcctccaccctcttcgCCCCCTCCACCCTGCGAGTCGGAActctccctccccccgccgCCCTCGCCGGTGCCGGAGGGCCTGGCGCACCCCTCCTCTGTCATGAGGCAGGACAGCGACCTCCCACCTCCGCCACCTCCGCCGCCCATGGAGTGCAAGTCTGAGCCTGAAtttttccctctccctccgCCTCCACCCCCTCCGCCCTCTGTGGGCAGCCAAGATTTCCTCCCGTCACCCCCCTCGCAGCAAGAGCTCCATGCGATGCCTCCGCCTGTAAAGCTGGGCAAACCGATAGGAAAGCCTCTATTCAAAGTGGCCAAGCAATTAGAGACACAGAAGCAGCCAGTACAAATAAAACCCAAATGGCAGAAAAAGCAGCCGAGtcccccaacaccaccaccaccgccaccacccACTCAGCCCCCTCCCGACCGAGCAGAAATGTCAATGGAGCAAAAGGAAGGAGCTGCAGTTCAGACACTGAAGAGGATTGAAACAAGCAAGCAGGTCCAGTCCGAATTGACGgtgtcaacaacaaaaataccGAGCATCCCAGCTGTGAAACCGCTGCAAAAAGAGAGCCCGAAGCCACCAAAGAAAAGCTTCGTGCCTCCCATTAAGCTGCCCCCACCTCTTGAACCCGCTCCGACCGCAAAGCCTAAAACCTACGCCCGCAAATTTAAAACACCTCTCATGCTCGCAGAGGAAAGGTACCGCCAGCAAATGGAAACAGAAGAAATAGCCAGGACCAATGTCACCACTCCCACTTCTCCACCCATTAAGAGGCCCTCCTCCGCTGCAGGGCATGAGCCTCTCGCAGCAATGAGCATAGATACGGAAGAGGCAAAGGACGCGTCAAAAGCAAAGTGCGAAGAAGCTAAGGCCGTTTCTACAGAAGGAATAATGCCTGCCAAGAACACCGATTCCCAGATCCCTTTGAGCAAACCCCTGATTTCAGTCTTAAATAAGAGATCACAATCTGGATCTTCAAACGTGCCCGTGGATAAAAGAATGGTTGCGAGCCAGCACACGGAAAAAATGGCCTCAAATGAGGTTGTTAACAAGAGTCAAGCCGCTCACAAGCAGCAGACGGTTTCCTCTTCTCAGGCCTCAAATATTAAGAACCAGTCATGCTCGAATGTGGTCACTTCTTCGGTcacggagcagcagcagtttatTAAGAAATCCAGCACCAGGTGTGTCACGGCTGTCCAGGAAAATGTGGATCTCCAGAGCCACACTGCGGTTACATTGACAGCTGAAGATGTGAAGAACAGTAGTCCGCCTCTGACGCATGAGGCGAAAATGAGTCCCTTTCAATCCACTAAAATTCCAAAGTCAACCCAGAGTTTCAAGGTGAAAACCTTTAAGATGCCGACGGAGACGAAAGAGGAGAAATGTGACATGCATTCGCAGCGAGAGGAGAGCAGCGCGTCACAGGTGAGCGAAACAAAAGGGATTCAGAGGAGCCACCATTTGACGTCCGCGAGAACTGAGATGAAAACGGAGAAGACagtaaaggagaagaaaagttaTGTGACCCCACCTATAAAGGAATGTGAACAGGATGTGCACGTTAAAAAGGGAGAGCAGGTGCAGGGGCACATGGCAGACGTGAAGCTGTCCCCGCCGGTTACTCTTTCAATGCCTAAGGAGGGGAAGATGACGTCTGCTCCAGGGCATCACAGCCACGTCTCAGTTTCCCGCAGTCAGCAGGGCGTAAGGACGGAGCACATCCAACGCCACGAGGAGGTGGTGCTGACCGAGAGCGTGGTGCAGCAGCACTCTCAGACACGAGAAGCTGTACACGTGAGGGGGAAAACTCAAGCACAAGCAGTGGAGGCGCAAGTGGCGGAAGCGAAAGCGCCACAGATGACGGCGGCAAGGTCAAAAGGCGAGCAGGGCGGTGCGCCAGTGCGAGGGACACACAAAACGGCCCACAGAGACGAGTCTCACTCCGAAAAAATTTCAGATTTAGAGAAATTCCATATGATGCAGAGCCTGCTTGCCGAATTGAAAGAGCTCGAAGGCACACCTAGCAAAATGGACTCCAACGCTGTCAGGGTGATCATAAGCAAACTCTCCGACTGGGCGATGGGCTCGGACGAGAAGAGGAACTTTGGTGAAATAGCTCAACAGCAAAGTAAGAAGAAGCTGAAAGAGATGTTGGTCTACGTGAGGAATATCTGTCACGCCAAACTCTCGCTTCTGGAGGAGAGCGTGAATGCCGCAGAAAAGCCAGTCCAGGAAAGAGACGCAACGCCTCCAAAACCGGACGAGGGCTCTCTAGCCGCGGCGAGAACAAAGGTGTCGAAGATCAGCATCGGCTCCTCCAGAAGTGAAAAGACGCGGGTGGAAGAGAAGAAGTCCCTCCATGAGAGGCAGGTGCACCAGGAACCGTGGGAAGCGTCCGACCGGAGGGTGTCCTCCCCGCTGGCGAGCATCCGCACCCCGTCGCCGACCTTCATCAGTATCGAGTCGAGGAGGATAGACTCTCAGTTCAGGGTGACCCCATCCCCTCCGCCCTTCAAGGCGGTCGGTACGCCTCCGCCACCGCCACGCAGGTCACATACACCCACGACCACCTTCCGGGCAACGCCGTCTCCCACTCTGTGCCGCTCAGAGAAGCTGACGAAGCTGAAGGACACCACCTCCAAGCTCTCGCGTGGCATGACCCCTCCGCCTCCTGCGCCGGTGCCGGAGTGCATCTTTGCCGAGAGAGAGCAGTGCTCCCCGTTTAAAGACAGggagcctccagcagagagACGTGAGGAAGGCTCGGTCGACATGACCGAAATGGTGGACTCCATGATGACCGTGAGGGACAAAAAGTCTTTCTTCGAGGAGGCGCAGAAGGTGGAGGGGAGCAGGATGTACACCCGGAAGGATCCCATCGACATTCCGGAACGCTTGGGGCCCGACCCCGATGAAGATGCTGCGGCGATGGACCTTTCGAATGTGGATCTCCCGAAGGTGGATCTCTCCAAGCTGGTGAACCGGTTTGAATCCCCTCAGCCAAAGGTCTACGCAAGGAAAGAGCCCATCGTCATCACGGAGAGGCTGGGCAGTGACACGGAGGACGCAGAGGCTGACCCACCGAGAGCCGACGAGGTCCACTCGTTCAACGTCAAAGCCATAAAGAACGTGTTCGAAACCGGCGAGCACAGCTCTCGGGCTGCCCGGGAGCTCAGGGAAATAATCGAGAGGAGAGAACCCGAGGTGGGCCACCCTCAGGCGGCGGCTCACTCTGAGACAACCGTGGTCAGCGAGCTGTTTTGTTCCGTCGACGACTCGTCAGCTCAACGACCCGGCAGTTCACTTCCCCCCGGCAACCCCCCGTCCTACGCCGACGTGGTGCGGGGCGCCGCCCAGACGGTCGATGTCTCCActgaggagctgctgaggaGCTTCCAACAGTCCTGGGCGGAGAGCCAGGGGGTGTTCCAGAACCTGGGTTTCAGTGTCACGGAGCAGAGGAGCTCGCAGGTGGTGACGCACCAGCAGGCGACCGTCGTGACGGGTAAAGCGGCGACGGCACGGAATGTGGACACTAAACAGGCGTGGCGGTGTGTTTAACGTGTCTGAGCGTGACAGTGTGTGACGTCACTGTGTG
Encoded proteins:
- the xirp2a gene encoding xin actin-binding repeat-containing protein 2 isoform X3, which encodes MEIQSENGEEVARAVSAPSGFASRRPSGPPDEPVLREDLRAAKGIERFDIPLDNLKRMFEKPAVVNMEGTAVHASSSKRVRSGSLAHTNPSTGRTMAARSAGGEGRSAPGHPEDRTPSAEDQEGEPVSVKERLAMYQAAVSKKESASSSAAVMSESEARSLPGGLASVKKQFESQEFASSTSQSTVAQIHFEQRSVQETSSSSEVTVRSSTREVVPATSLFHNQHEVIHDERVHQNNVAASYGDHYNETVMLIGGEDLPKVSTQSLKQQYEKTIEEAAPAKEIKVDVDFNQFQWAPVSQSSKASAMTSYDTVKTATRTASSMASASSFAYEQTEHFPPPPSNLLQDTPDYVYPQPQEPASHKHITKEQYFKHKSTAELKRLYKHINPEVRKNLEEDFLSELTEAEKKDLESEEMVGDVQQACYLFENDGNGSSKCSSPDREYMEWDEILKGEVQSMRWMFENKPLDTIKDDNPEEDEVGNIAQQEIIAGKDVRHTAWMFETRPIDALGTEAIDATEQSQKSTDLARGDVRTATWLFETQPLDYLNKIYQEDEQETDIVVNKSITGGDVKTARYLFETQHLDSLGKTETIEESNFLNLKSELEEVKGDVKTTTRMFETQPMCVIRGDSGEMLEITTIRREETEKGDVKTSRWMFETQPLDIINKDPAMVKLICGISMEDNIQVGVNKGRWLFETKTLDTIKDEEWESSRKQKEDIIGTDVRKHCLVFETQAMDTLKDNANARPLPSEEIVGGDVQTAKHLFETVPMENLKELLEVGKLKKMVASEEEKGDVRHQKWVFESQSLENIREEKKEITRTVNLEALDRIDVTNYKERFESMDLGKCEGTQKIQVEGVTSGSVRSNRVLFESTPMYAMQDSSGHYHEVRTVRREEVVKGDVRSCRWMFETRPIDEFDESINKFQIIKGISKQEVESGDVKTAKWLFETQALDSIKCFSQCEDEEHTCKEGIEIEKGDVKTCRWLFETQPMDALYEKVEKSEDVEEVQKGDVKTCTWLFETQTLDNIRDHTETETILKTCTVKQDDVQGKDVRLARFLFETENLENLTGEEVSSFRRVTEIDIQSGDVSRMKYIFENRSSDIMSSSSGETMQRLKTQQVEEIQKGDVVNCTYMFEHHPIDNIRDESADTKESRTVTDVKGGDVDKGRFIFETYSLDEIKEESTETGISKITSIFRDEVERGDVKNYTMMFETQPLYAICDKEGRYHEVTTVTKEEIIRGDVVGARWQFETKPLDSIRDSEEVYVIKAVTEEGINKGDVNTARWRFETQPLDEITEEGKVTLKTVADIQGGDVKTNKQQFETDEMSQRYIKTVSVSEIQKGDVRSSTWMFETRTIDEIRGEGTEFDGMERVTKEEVIKGDVKQSVWLFEKQPLDTIKETDGTELLVSKEQIPQADVKSTTWLFETTPFNEFNESGMERTEIMGKSIKDTLEELYSQKMVESQGVLIEADEIGDVRMAKYNLMNQKAPQIQREETIRGDLTNIMMNLLSRREITERGITIDSEERGNINTTVKQLFNQERGINVEKEEIVRGDIQEAVNNLLKSEGSSKRGILIQEDEKGDVKLTIYSLLNKEKRASMEKEDIVQGNVSRTLHRLLSNSGGEDSRKIRVEDKERGNVSFYSTCIESGALDYLKQLQYEPGEAQEELRKENIIGGDIQETKILLRKSQQEIGRTVAKHEIVPGDVHSNVKVFMTEPAVTYRNLEKRDIVKGDLHAALDSLTQAMNTKVLIEKEEVVKGDIPTTLKSLEEAQHQAKDMEKPEIIRGDIKGALESLEKSATTNTEFTVEDLVPGDIKGTLKSLEEAKKVVKEVEKEEILKGDIHIAMQSLHEATSEKKTYQHQVSEQGDVRGTIQLLLEPTSPRLQRRGSIEGDVKSSIKCLYEGQEATQVEKEEVIKGDVRGAIKNLMQRKQYSNLKRTHPAKKAKVPVKNPLSAKPAEHECLQKAESEREGADRAPAVKKLSQSAESQKHTERHNESKSVKTEVITQEAHSVTVAKTDNTTGASQQMSTKEQKQQVLPPQKTQVPRPILVKDKQMTINEQADMNVMKEVQNITQTNISNKQVCQTKSIKQVHATVTEKTVVRNQTASEQGSQRQVENRALLQKHNAKNTETTVVHKQTASEQATQRQVENRALLQKHNAKNTETTVVHKQTASEQATQRQVENRALLQKHNAKNTETTVVHKQTASEQASQRQVENRALLQKHNAKNVNSDHRNLATRGKGWIKEAKPEIHFPPPPSSPPPPCESELSLPPPPSPVPEGLAHPSSVMRQDSDLPPPPPPPPMECKSEPEFFPLPPPPPPPPSVGSQDFLPSPPSQQELHAMPPPVKLGKPIGKPLFKVAKQLETQKQPVQIKPKWQKKQPSPPTPPPPPPPTQPPPDRAEMSMEQKEGAAVQTLKRIETSKQVQSELTVSTTKIPSIPAVKPLQKESPKPPKKSFVPPIKLPPPLEPAPTAKPKTYARKFKTPLMLAEERYRQQMETEEIARTNVTTPTSPPIKRPSSAAGHEPLAAMSIDTEEAKDASKAKCEEAKAVSTEGIMPAKNTDSQIPLSKPLISVLNKRSQSGSSNVPVDKRMVASQHTEKMASNEVVNKSQAAHKQQTVSSSQASNIKNQSCSNVVTSSVTEQQQFIKKSSTRCVTAVQENVDLQSHTAVTLTAEDVKNSSPPLTHEAKMSPFQSTKIPKSTQSFKVKTFKMPTETKEEKCDMHSQREESSASQVSETKGIQRSHHLTSARTEMKTEKTVKEKKSYVTPPIKECEQDVHVKKGEQVQGHMADVKLSPPVTLSMPKEGKMTSAPGHHSHVSVSRSQQGVRTEHIQRHEEVVLTESVVQQHSQTREAVHVRGKTQAQAVEAQVAEAKAPQMTAARSKGEQGGAPVRGTHKTAHRDESHSEKISDLEKFHMMQSLLAELKELEGTPSKMDSNAVRVIISKLSDWAMGSDEKRNFGEIAQQQSKKKLKEMLVYVRNICHAKLSLLEESVNAAEKPVQERDATPPKPDEGSLAAARTKVSKISIGSSRSEKTRVEEKKSLHERQVHQEPWEASDRRVSSPLASIRTPSPTFISIESRRIDSQFRVTPSPPPFKAVGTPPPPPRRSHTPTTTFRATPSPTLCRSEKLTKLKDTTSKLSRGMTPPPPAPVPECIFAEREQCSPFKDREPPAERREEGSVDMTEMVDSMMTVRDKKSFFEEAQKVEGSRMYTRKDPIDIPERLGPDPDEDAAAMDLSNVDLPKVDLSKLVNRFESPQPKVYARKEPIVITERLGSDTEDAEADPPRADEVHSFNVKAIKNVFETGEHSSRAARELREIIERREPEVGHPQAAAHSETTVVSELFCSVDDSSAQRPGSSLPPGNPPSYADVVRGAAQTVDVSTEELLRSFQQSWAESQGVFQNLGFSVTEQRSSQVVTHQQATVVTENSSSRVRAVPGVSEEGVPDGVAVRRQPQLP
- the xirp2a gene encoding xin actin-binding repeat-containing protein 2 isoform X4, encoding MEIQSENGEEVARAVSAPSGFASRRPSGPPDEPVLREDLRAAKGIERFDIPLDNLKRMFEKPAVVNMEGTAVHASSSKRVRSGSLAHTNPSTGRTMAARCGEGRSAPGHPEDRTPSAEDQEGEPVSVKERLAMYQAAVSKKESASSSAAVMSESEARSLPGGLASVKKQFESQEFASSTSQSTVAQIHFEQRSVQETSSSSEVTVRSSTREVVPATSLFHNQHEVIHDERVHQNNVAASYGDHYNETVMLIGGEDLPKVSTQSLKQQYEKTIEEAAPAKEIKVDVDFNQFQWAPVSQSSKASAMTSYDTVKTATRTASSMASASSFAYEQTEHFPPPPSNLLQDTPDYVYPQPQEPASHKHITKEQYFKHKSTAELKRLYKHINPEVRKNLEEDFLSELTEAEKKDLESEEMVGDVQQACYLFENDGNGSSKCSSPDREYMEWDEILKGEVQSMRWMFENKPLDTIKDDNPEEDEVGNIAQQEIIAGKDVRHTAWMFETRPIDALGTEAIDATEQSQKSTDLARGDVRTATWLFETQPLDYLNKIYQEDEQETDIVVNKSITGGDVKTARYLFETQHLDSLGKTETIEESNFLNLKSELEEVKGDVKTTTRMFETQPMCVIRGDSGEMLEITTIRREETEKGDVKTSRWMFETQPLDIINKDPAMVKLICGISMEDNIQVGVNKGRWLFETKTLDTIKDEEWESSRKQKEDIIGTDVRKHCLVFETQAMDTLKDNANARPLPSEEIVGGDVQTAKHLFETVPMENLKELLEVGKLKKMVASEEEKGDVRHQKWVFESQSLENIREEKKEITRTVNLEALDRIDVTNYKERFESMDLGKCEGTQKIQVEGVTSGSVRSNRVLFESTPMYAMQDSSGHYHEVRTVRREEVVKGDVRSCRWMFETRPIDEFDESINKFQIIKGISKQEVESGDVKTAKWLFETQALDSIKCFSQCEDEEHTCKEGIEIEKGDVKTCRWLFETQPMDALYEKVEKSEDVEEVQKGDVKTCTWLFETQTLDNIRDHTETETILKTCTVKQDDVQGKDVRLARFLFETENLENLTGEEVSSFRRVTEIDIQSGDVSRMKYIFENRSSDIMSSSSGETMQRLKTQQVEEIQKGDVVNCTYMFEHHPIDNIRDESADTKESRTVTDVKGGDVDKGRFIFETYSLDEIKEESTETGISKITSIFRDEVERGDVKNYTMMFETQPLYAICDKEGRYHEVTTVTKEEIIRGDVVGARWQFETKPLDSIRDSEEVYVIKAVTEEGINKGDVNTARWRFETQPLDEITEEGKVTLKTVADIQGGDVKTNKQQFETDEMSQRYIKTVSVSEIQKGDVRSSTWMFETRTIDEIRGEGTEFDGMERVTKEEVIKGDVKQSVWLFEKQPLDTIKETDGTELLVSKEQIPQADVKSTTWLFETTPFNEFNESGMERTEIMGKSIKDTLEELYSQKMVESQGVLIEADEIGDVRMAKYNLMNQKAPQIQREETIRGDLTNIMMNLLSRREITERGITIDSEERGNINTTVKQLFNQERGINVEKEEIVRGDIQEAVNNLLKSEGSSKRGILIQEDEKGDVKLTIYSLLNKEKRASMEKEDIVQGNVSRTLHRLLSNSGGEDSRKIRVEDKERGNVSFYSTCIESGALDYLKQLQYEPGEAQEELRKENIIGGDIQETKILLRKSQQEIGRTVAKHEIVPGDVHSNVKVFMTEPAVTYRNLEKRDIVKGDLHAALDSLTQAMNTKVLIEKEEVVKGDIPTTLKSLEEAQHQAKDMEKPEIIRGDIKGALESLEKSATTNTEFTVEDLVPGDIKGTLKSLEEAKKVVKEVEKEEILKGDIHIAMQSLHEATSEKKTYQHQVSEQGDVRGTIQLLLEPTSPRLQRRGSIEGDVKSSIKCLYEGQEATQVEKEEVIKGDVRGAIKNLMQRKQYSNLKRTHPAKKAKVPVKNPLSAKPAEHECLQKAESEREGADRAPAVKKLSQSAESQKHTERHNESKSVKTEVITQEAHSVTVAKTDNTTGASQQMSTKEQKQQVLPPQKTQVPRPILVKDKQMTINEQADMNVMKEVQNITQTNISNKQVCQTKSIKQVHATVTEKTVVRNQTASEQGSQRQVENRALLQKHNAKNTETTVVHKQTASEQATQRQVENRALLQKHNAKNTETTVVHKQTASEQATQRQVENRALLQKHNAKNTETTVVHKQTASEQASQRQVENRALLQKHNAKNVNSDHRNLATRGKGWIKEAKPEIHFPPPPSSPPPPCESELSLPPPPSPVPEGLAHPSSVMRQDSDLPPPPPPPPMECKSEPEFFPLPPPPPPPPSVGSQDFLPSPPSQQELHAMPPPVKLGKPIGKPLFKVAKQLETQKQPVQIKPKWQKKQPSPPTPPPPPPPTQPPPDRAEMSMEQKEGAAVQTLKRIETSKQVQSELTVSTTKIPSIPAVKPLQKESPKPPKKSFVPPIKLPPPLEPAPTAKPKTYARKFKTPLMLAEERYRQQMETEEIARTNVTTPTSPPIKRPSSAAGHEPLAAMSIDTEEAKDASKAKCEEAKAVSTEGIMPAKNTDSQIPLSKPLISVLNKRSQSGSSNVPVDKRMVASQHTEKMASNEVVNKSQAAHKQQTVSSSQASNIKNQSCSNVVTSSVTEQQQFIKKSSTRCVTAVQENVDLQSHTAVTLTAEDVKNSSPPLTHEAKMSPFQSTKIPKSTQSFKVKTFKMPTETKEEKCDMHSQREESSASQVSETKGIQRSHHLTSARTEMKTEKTVKEKKSYVTPPIKECEQDVHVKKGEQVQGHMADVKLSPPVTLSMPKEGKMTSAPGHHSHVSVSRSQQGVRTEHIQRHEEVVLTESVVQQHSQTREAVHVRGKTQAQAVEAQVAEAKAPQMTAARSKGEQGGAPVRGTHKTAHRDESHSEKISDLEKFHMMQSLLAELKELEGTPSKMDSNAVRVIISKLSDWAMGSDEKRNFGEIAQQQSKKKLKEMLVYVRNICHAKLSLLEESVNAAEKPVQERDATPPKPDEGSLAAARTKVSKISIGSSRSEKTRVEEKKSLHERQVHQEPWEASDRRVSSPLASIRTPSPTFISIESRRIDSQFRVTPSPPPFKAVGTPPPPPRRSHTPTTTFRATPSPTLCRSEKLTKLKDTTSKLSRGMTPPPPAPVPECIFAEREQCSPFKDREPPAERREEGSVDMTEMVDSMMTVRDKKSFFEEAQKVEGSRMYTRKDPIDIPERLGPDPDEDAAAMDLSNVDLPKVDLSKLVNRFESPQPKVYARKEPIVITERLGSDTEDAEADPPRADEVHSFNVKAIKNVFETGEHSSRAARELREIIERREPEVGHPQAAAHSETTVVSELFCSVDDSSAQRPGSSLPPGNPPSYADVVRGAAQTVDVSTEELLRSFQQSWAESQGVFQNLGFSVTEQRSSQVVTHQQATVVTENSSSRVRAVPGVSEEGVPDGVAVRRQPQLP